From Streptomyces sp. NBC_00690, a single genomic window includes:
- a CDS encoding TcmI family type II polyketide cyclase translates to MADTTHRTLIVAKMAPDSADGIARLFAESDEGELPHLVGVTRRSLFQFGDVYLHLIEADRPPGPEIAKVTDHPEFRGLSDRLNAYISPYDPETWRGPKDAMARQFYTWTR, encoded by the coding sequence ATGGCCGACACCACCCATCGCACGCTGATCGTGGCCAAGATGGCCCCTGATTCCGCCGATGGCATCGCCCGGCTCTTCGCCGAGTCCGACGAGGGCGAACTGCCGCACCTCGTCGGGGTCACCCGGCGCAGCCTGTTCCAGTTCGGCGATGTGTATCTGCACCTGATCGAGGCGGACCGGCCCCCCGGCCCCGAGATCGCGAAGGTGACGGACCACCCGGAGTTCCGTGGGCTGAGCGACCGGTTGAACGCCTACATCAGCCCGTACGACCCGGAGACCTGGCGCGGCCCCAAGGACGCGATGGCCCGTCAGTTCTACACCTGGACGCGCTAG
- a CDS encoding methyltransferase: MTTLSTRPDQPASAETTPPPAMRLRELVFGAAVSAAVRAAARLKVADALDDVPAAAEKLAAALDVEPGPLRRLLRALSCYGIFEERPDGTFGHTAMSRMLREDDPQSLRAIALWCTEPWTWSAWPRLDDAVTSGGIVFQELYGKGFFEYLHQDAHESAQVFNQAMTTSSRQSADDVAQLLDLTGVTSVADIGGGQGHVLASLLEKHPKVRGSLLDLPDVVAKADPRLRPGGALADRVTVVPGDARREIPIDADLYIIKNILEWDDESTRSTLRNVVEAARPGARVVVIENLVDDTPSMKFTTAMDLMLLLNVGGAKHTRESLVQRMTQAGLAPLVVRPVNAYLHAFESTV, encoded by the coding sequence ATGACCACGCTGAGCACCCGCCCCGACCAACCCGCATCGGCCGAGACGACCCCGCCACCAGCCATGCGGCTACGCGAACTCGTCTTCGGAGCGGCCGTATCGGCAGCCGTGCGGGCCGCGGCCCGACTGAAGGTCGCTGACGCACTCGACGACGTACCGGCAGCGGCGGAGAAGCTCGCCGCTGCGCTCGACGTCGAGCCAGGCCCGCTGCGCAGACTGCTGCGCGCGCTGTCCTGCTACGGCATCTTCGAAGAGCGCCCCGACGGCACGTTCGGCCACACCGCCATGTCCCGGATGCTGCGCGAGGACGACCCGCAGAGCCTGCGCGCCATCGCCCTGTGGTGCACCGAGCCCTGGACGTGGTCCGCCTGGCCGCGTCTCGACGATGCGGTGACCAGCGGCGGCATCGTCTTCCAAGAGCTCTACGGCAAGGGCTTCTTCGAGTATCTGCACCAGGACGCCCATGAGTCCGCGCAGGTGTTCAATCAGGCGATGACCACCTCCAGTCGGCAGTCGGCGGACGACGTCGCCCAACTGCTCGATCTCACGGGCGTTACCTCGGTCGCGGACATTGGCGGTGGCCAGGGCCATGTGCTCGCCAGTCTGCTGGAGAAGCACCCCAAGGTCCGTGGCTCCCTGCTCGACCTGCCCGATGTGGTGGCCAAGGCGGACCCCCGACTGAGGCCGGGCGGGGCCCTGGCGGACCGGGTGACGGTGGTGCCGGGCGATGCGCGGCGCGAGATCCCGATCGACGCCGACCTCTACATCATCAAGAACATCCTGGAGTGGGACGACGAGTCCACGCGCAGCACCCTGCGCAATGTGGTGGAGGCCGCCCGCCCGGGCGCCCGGGTGGTGGTAATCGAGAACCTGGTCGATGACACTCCGTCGATGAAGTTCACCACCGCGATGGACCTGATGCTGCTGCTGAACGTGGGCGGGGCCAAGCACACCAGGGAGTCCCTGGTGCAGCGCATGACCCAGGCGGGTCTGGCTCCGCTCGTGGTGCGTCCGGTGAACGCCTACCTCCATGCGTTCGAGTCCACCGTGTGA
- a CDS encoding right-handed parallel beta-helix repeat-containing protein: protein MTATLLTGLVATAPTAASAAPHLVRAGESIQAALDAASPGDTVLVLPGTYRESVRITTSDVTLRGSGTRTVLSPPAGAKASGPCAGHGICVVGTADEDLTDVSVRSLTVTGFPQHGLWASYTDGLSVREVTARDNGVWGLAQQRSTRAVFRDNTATGNGDAGIFLANAIDAEGGATDVDGTLIADNHLSDNRIGITVRRVRNLTVRANEISANCAGLFIVGDESKPAAGAMSVIGNTVEQNNKLCPATPRLPAIQGSGIVLTGSEASIIRGNKVLDNVGSQPMSGGIVLVPSMVGATNTDNTIEHNDVRGNTTADLVHRGEGSGNTFTGNVCQSSEPAGMC, encoded by the coding sequence ATGACTGCGACACTCCTGACCGGCCTGGTCGCCACAGCGCCCACCGCCGCCTCGGCCGCCCCGCACCTCGTGCGCGCGGGCGAGTCCATCCAGGCGGCCCTGGACGCGGCCTCCCCCGGCGACACCGTCCTCGTCCTCCCCGGTACCTACCGCGAGAGCGTACGGATCACCACATCCGATGTGACCCTGCGCGGCTCGGGCACAAGGACCGTGCTCTCACCACCTGCCGGCGCCAAGGCCAGCGGCCCCTGTGCCGGCCACGGCATCTGTGTGGTGGGCACCGCCGATGAGGACCTCACGGACGTCTCCGTCCGGTCGTTGACCGTAACGGGCTTCCCGCAGCACGGTCTGTGGGCCTCCTACACCGACGGCCTGAGCGTGCGCGAGGTGACCGCCCGGGACAACGGAGTCTGGGGACTGGCCCAACAACGCTCCACCCGGGCCGTCTTCCGTGACAACACCGCCACCGGAAACGGTGACGCCGGCATCTTCCTCGCCAACGCCATCGACGCGGAGGGCGGGGCCACCGATGTCGACGGAACCCTGATCGCGGACAACCACCTGTCCGACAACCGCATCGGAATCACCGTACGACGGGTCCGCAACCTCACGGTCCGGGCCAATGAGATCTCCGCCAACTGTGCCGGGCTGTTCATCGTCGGCGACGAGTCGAAGCCGGCCGCGGGGGCGATGTCCGTCATCGGCAACACGGTCGAGCAGAACAACAAGCTCTGCCCGGCGACCCCCAGACTGCCCGCGATCCAGGGCTCGGGAATCGTACTGACCGGCTCCGAAGCGAGCATCATCCGCGGCAACAAGGTCCTGGACAACGTCGGCTCCCAGCCGATGTCCGGAGGCATCGTCCTGGTGCCGAGCATGGTGGGCGCCACCAACACCGACAACACCATCGAACACAACGACGTACGCGGCAACACCACCGCCGATCTGGTCCATCGCGGCGAAGGCAGCGGAAATACCTTCACCGGCAACGTCTGCCAGTCCTCCGAACCCGCAGGGATGTGCTGA
- a CDS encoding 3-keto-5-aminohexanoate cleavage protein: MFLKAAINGGRLQSEHPAVPVTPAEIAADTLAVISAGADVVHFHVRESDGGQTIRPDALAEVLAAIRAVAPDAVVGTTTGLWTCAGPEERYELVKSWTVLPDFASVAFSEEGATETAALVVERGMVLESAVWTMDDVPALLASPTLHDNVRILIEPVEEDPAEAVVAARAMAARIKEAGVTCPILYHGDAATVWALVEAAKEDGCQGRIGFEDGTELPDGSHAADNAELVRAVRALAPRG, encoded by the coding sequence GTGTTCCTCAAAGCCGCCATCAACGGCGGGCGCTTGCAGTCCGAGCACCCCGCCGTCCCGGTCACCCCGGCGGAGATCGCCGCGGACACCCTCGCGGTGATCTCCGCCGGCGCCGACGTCGTCCACTTCCACGTCCGCGAGTCGGACGGCGGACAGACCATCCGACCGGACGCACTCGCCGAGGTGCTCGCCGCCATCCGCGCCGTCGCCCCGGATGCCGTCGTCGGCACCACCACCGGACTGTGGACCTGTGCGGGCCCCGAGGAACGCTACGAGTTGGTCAAGTCCTGGACTGTCCTGCCCGACTTCGCGTCGGTCGCCTTCAGCGAGGAGGGCGCCACGGAGACGGCCGCCCTCGTCGTCGAGCGCGGCATGGTGCTGGAGAGCGCGGTGTGGACGATGGACGACGTACCGGCGCTGCTCGCCTCGCCCACGCTCCACGACAACGTGCGCATCCTGATCGAGCCCGTCGAGGAGGATCCCGCGGAGGCGGTCGTGGCGGCCCGTGCGATGGCCGCCCGGATCAAAGAGGCGGGAGTGACCTGCCCGATCCTCTACCACGGTGACGCCGCGACCGTATGGGCGCTGGTGGAGGCGGCGAAGGAGGACGGCTGCCAGGGGCGGATCGGCTTCGAGGACGGTACGGAACTGCCCGACGGCAGCCATGCCGCGGACAACGCGGAACTGGTCCGCGCGGTTCGCGCCCTGGCGCCCCGGGGCTGA
- a CDS encoding RraA family protein, producing MPLDIRELPGPLDAEQTELFDKLRQVDFPTLGHYLEEGFCEPALQRQVGTDKLVGRAVTVRITATDSTLLHHVAGLVGPGDVVIVDCGGDRRHAPLGEVVVNALAARGAAGAVVDGLCTDIDALRQVGLPVYSYGRTPLTTKLHGIPDGAIGAPVSIGGVPVHTGDVVLGDANGLIIAPAARLAAIVDEAITDDAEEPELIAQLWEGEPLGSLTGATETVRRLQSSV from the coding sequence ATGCCACTCGACATCCGCGAACTGCCCGGCCCGCTCGACGCCGAGCAGACCGAACTCTTCGACAAGCTGCGCCAGGTGGACTTCCCCACTCTCGGCCACTACCTGGAGGAAGGTTTCTGCGAGCCCGCGCTCCAGCGGCAGGTAGGCACCGACAAACTGGTCGGCCGCGCGGTGACCGTCCGTATCACCGCCACCGACTCGACCCTGCTGCACCATGTCGCGGGGCTCGTCGGGCCCGGTGACGTGGTCATCGTCGACTGCGGTGGCGATCGACGCCACGCCCCGCTCGGCGAGGTCGTCGTCAATGCACTGGCCGCCCGTGGTGCCGCAGGCGCCGTGGTGGACGGGCTGTGCACCGACATCGACGCCCTGCGCCAGGTGGGACTGCCCGTGTACTCCTACGGCCGCACCCCCCTGACCACCAAGCTGCACGGCATCCCGGACGGCGCGATCGGCGCACCCGTCTCCATCGGCGGCGTACCCGTCCACACCGGCGATGTGGTGCTCGGCGACGCCAACGGCCTGATCATCGCGCCCGCCGCTCGGCTCGCCGCCATCGTCGACGAGGCGATCACCGATGACGCCGAGGAGCCCGAGTTGATCGCACAACTGTGGGAGGGCGAGCCGCTGGGCTCGCTCACCGGTGCCACCGAAACCGTGCGGCGGCTTCAGTCATCCGTCTGA
- a CDS encoding carbon-nitrogen hydrolase family protein: MKVAAAQFAPTADAAANLVVIEEMTREAAEQGAELIIFPEEAMIPSDACDTPLRELAEAHWPGFIEGVSRIASELGIAIIAPGYEDSGTALPYNTIAAVDANGEVLGLYRKMHLYDAFNYQESRRVQRGDTGPVVVRIGDFNVGLVNCYDVRFPEFTRSLIEMGADLLAVSAAWVRGPLKEDHWSTLVRTRAIENTCWVVASSLTTPDCIGMSMAVDPLGVVRAALGEEERSLLVVNADKDRIDRARTVLPVLRNRRIIIGPR, translated from the coding sequence GTGAAGGTCGCCGCAGCACAGTTCGCCCCGACCGCAGACGCGGCGGCCAACCTCGTCGTCATCGAGGAGATGACCCGGGAGGCGGCCGAGCAGGGTGCCGAACTCATCATCTTCCCCGAAGAGGCGATGATCCCGTCCGACGCCTGCGACACCCCCCTGCGGGAGCTCGCGGAGGCCCACTGGCCGGGCTTCATCGAGGGTGTCAGCCGGATCGCGTCCGAGTTGGGCATCGCGATCATCGCGCCCGGCTACGAGGACAGCGGTACGGCGCTGCCGTACAACACCATCGCCGCCGTCGACGCGAACGGCGAGGTGCTCGGCCTCTACCGCAAGATGCACCTCTACGACGCCTTCAACTACCAGGAGTCGCGGCGGGTCCAGCGCGGCGACACCGGGCCCGTCGTGGTCCGCATCGGGGACTTCAACGTCGGCCTGGTCAACTGCTACGACGTGCGCTTCCCCGAGTTCACCCGCTCGCTGATCGAGATGGGGGCGGATCTGCTCGCCGTGTCGGCGGCCTGGGTTCGCGGTCCGCTCAAGGAGGACCACTGGTCGACGCTGGTGCGCACCCGGGCGATCGAGAACACCTGCTGGGTGGTGGCGTCGTCCCTGACCACACCCGACTGCATCGGCATGAGCATGGCCGTCGACCCGCTCGGTGTGGTGCGTGCGGCGCTCGGCGAGGAGGAGCGCTCGCTGCTCGTCGTGAACGCCGACAAGGACCGCATCGACCGGGCCCGCACCGTACTGCCGGTGCTCCGCAACCGCCGCATCATCATCGGACCGAGGTAA
- a CDS encoding ABC transporter ATP-binding protein, which yields MTVSTPAPQKAPPETDTPAVRLTGVGKTFAGTPAVQDVTLDIRRNEFFSILGPSGCGKTTLMRMITGFEVPTEGTVELGGVPATGVPPHKRDLNMLFQSYALFPHLDVRDNVAFELKVRRSHPKADIAQKVTEALALVRLEGYGERSIAQLSGGQRQRVAIARALIGRPSLLLLDEPLGALDQKLRAEMQLELKKIQREVGVTFVTVTHDQEEALTMSDRIAIMDGGRVLQVDSPEAIYERPATRFVADFIGTSNFLTGTLGGGRLGVDELGNIPVPDGHGVADGTAVHLAIRPENVRLGRVENDLAGEPISLPGTLQQIVYLGNATRYHLTLADGSDFVAEARGADRSSLAVGDPVWAGWDPQRSRVLDR from the coding sequence ATGACGGTATCGACACCCGCGCCGCAGAAGGCGCCCCCGGAGACGGACACACCGGCGGTACGGCTCACCGGGGTCGGCAAGACGTTCGCCGGCACCCCCGCCGTCCAGGACGTGACCCTCGACATCCGGCGCAACGAGTTCTTCTCCATCCTGGGGCCCTCCGGCTGCGGCAAGACCACCCTGATGCGGATGATCACCGGCTTCGAGGTGCCCACCGAGGGCACGGTCGAACTCGGCGGCGTCCCCGCCACGGGCGTACCGCCGCACAAGCGAGACCTCAACATGCTCTTCCAGAGCTATGCCCTCTTCCCCCACCTCGATGTGCGGGACAACGTTGCCTTCGAACTGAAGGTGCGACGCAGCCACCCCAAGGCCGACATCGCCCAGAAGGTGACCGAGGCACTCGCCCTGGTCCGGCTTGAGGGATACGGCGAGCGCTCCATCGCCCAGCTCTCCGGTGGACAACGGCAGCGTGTCGCCATCGCACGGGCACTGATCGGCCGCCCCTCGCTGCTGCTGCTCGACGAGCCGCTCGGGGCGCTGGACCAGAAGCTGCGGGCCGAGATGCAGTTGGAGCTCAAGAAGATCCAGCGCGAGGTCGGGGTCACATTCGTGACGGTCACCCACGACCAGGAGGAGGCACTGACCATGTCCGATCGCATCGCGATCATGGACGGTGGTCGGGTCCTCCAGGTCGACAGCCCCGAAGCCATCTACGAGCGTCCCGCCACCCGGTTCGTCGCCGACTTCATCGGCACGTCCAACTTCCTCACCGGCACGCTCGGCGGCGGACGGCTCGGAGTGGACGAACTCGGCAACATCCCGGTTCCGGACGGGCACGGCGTCGCCGACGGCACCGCGGTCCATCTGGCGATCCGCCCGGAGAACGTACGGCTTGGGCGGGTCGAGAACGACCTGGCCGGAGAGCCGATCAGCCTCCCGGGCACGCTCCAGCAGATCGTCTACCTGGGCAACGCCACCCGCTACCACCTCACCCTCGCGGACGGCAGCGACTTCGTCGCCGAGGCCCGTGGCGCCGACCGCAGCTCCCTGGCCGTGGGCGATCCGGTGTGGGCCGGGTGGGACCCCCAGCGCTCCCGGGTGCTGGACCGGTGA
- a CDS encoding ABC transporter substrate-binding protein — MRGRTLRRTVLAASIATVTALVATGCGGSDSDSAGGGGKELNIYAWAGEIPETVVQKFEKETGIKVTLDTFDSNETMTAKLSSGSAAYDLIEPSQYSVQQLIGQKLIQPLDHARIQGLDNLAEKFRDPSYDKGNKYSIPWIWGTTGFAYNDKCIPSATSWKTLFDKKYKGKVYMLDNMLAAYIAGLQVTGSRATSTDEGEIKKATEALTEQKKMLAGYNSTNYPQLLSTGQACAAEAWSGTAMAKVVAANPNVHYVIPEEGGSIWTDGLSIPKGAKNTDAAYQFINYLLKPEIAAMATDDGGSASTNAKARDLIKDKKTLDNPAIYASDEAIANADFLLDPGQAMKHFQQGWTKVKAS; from the coding sequence ATGCGTGGAAGAACTCTTCGGCGAACCGTCCTGGCCGCCTCCATCGCCACCGTCACCGCCCTGGTCGCCACCGGCTGCGGCGGCTCGGACTCCGACTCCGCGGGCGGCGGGGGCAAGGAACTGAACATCTACGCCTGGGCCGGGGAGATCCCCGAGACCGTGGTGCAGAAGTTCGAGAAGGAGACCGGCATCAAGGTCACCCTCGACACCTTCGACAGCAACGAGACGATGACCGCCAAGCTCAGCTCGGGCTCGGCCGCGTACGACCTCATCGAGCCCAGCCAGTACAGCGTGCAGCAGCTCATCGGTCAGAAGCTGATCCAGCCGTTGGACCACGCGCGCATCCAGGGCCTGGACAACCTGGCGGAGAAGTTCCGGGACCCGTCCTACGACAAGGGCAACAAATACAGCATCCCCTGGATCTGGGGCACCACGGGCTTCGCGTACAACGACAAGTGCATCCCGTCCGCGACCAGCTGGAAGACCCTGTTCGACAAGAAGTACAAGGGCAAGGTCTACATGTTGGACAACATGTTGGCCGCCTACATCGCGGGCCTCCAGGTGACCGGCTCCCGGGCGACCAGCACCGACGAGGGCGAGATCAAGAAGGCCACCGAGGCGCTCACCGAGCAGAAGAAGATGCTCGCCGGCTACAACTCGACCAACTACCCGCAACTGCTCTCCACCGGCCAGGCGTGCGCCGCCGAGGCGTGGAGCGGTACGGCGATGGCGAAGGTCGTCGCGGCCAACCCGAACGTCCACTACGTCATCCCCGAGGAGGGCGGCTCCATCTGGACGGACGGGCTCTCCATACCCAAGGGCGCCAAGAACACCGATGCGGCGTACCAGTTCATCAACTACCTGCTGAAGCCCGAGATCGCCGCCATGGCCACCGACGACGGCGGCAGTGCGAGCACCAACGCCAAGGCCCGTGACCTCATCAAGGACAAGAAGACGCTGGACAACCCGGCGATCTACGCGTCCGACGAGGCCATCGCCAACGCGGACTTCCTGCTCGACCCGGGCCAGGCCATGAAGCACTTCCAGCAGGGCTGGACCAAGGTGAAGGCGTCCTGA
- a CDS encoding ABC transporter permease, which yields MKHALDTVTAWLARGVIAFLYIPIIVVVVLSFNDSEITYKWAGFSTRWYGKLADNTELLAALRVSAEVALISATLATACGLLAAMGMARLRGKGKALFSGSLFLPLIIPEIVLGVALLSVFGAMGADLGMTTLVLGHLVVTLPYAALIVLGAYNALDSSLAEAATDLGCNAWQAFRRVTLPLLRQPLLAAWLLCFTISFGNIVMSTFTNGVGSTTLPLRVYSMLKGGLTPEINALGTLLVLFTLLIILGVGMRQMRRVLVGGERS from the coding sequence ATGAAGCACGCCCTGGACACCGTCACCGCTTGGCTCGCCCGCGGTGTCATCGCCTTCCTCTACATCCCGATCATCGTCGTCGTCGTGCTCTCCTTCAACGACTCGGAGATCACCTACAAGTGGGCCGGTTTCTCCACCCGCTGGTACGGAAAGCTCGCCGACAACACCGAACTGCTGGCCGCGCTGAGGGTCAGCGCCGAAGTCGCACTGATCTCGGCGACGCTCGCCACCGCCTGCGGTCTGCTGGCCGCCATGGGCATGGCGCGACTGCGCGGCAAGGGCAAGGCGCTGTTCTCCGGCAGTCTCTTCCTGCCGCTGATCATTCCCGAGATCGTGCTCGGCGTGGCCCTGCTGTCGGTCTTCGGAGCGATGGGCGCCGACCTGGGCATGACGACCCTGGTCCTGGGCCACCTCGTGGTGACCCTGCCGTACGCGGCACTGATCGTCCTGGGTGCCTACAACGCCCTGGACTCCTCCCTCGCGGAAGCGGCCACCGATCTCGGCTGCAACGCCTGGCAGGCGTTCCGCCGGGTGACGCTGCCGCTGCTGCGTCAGCCGCTGCTGGCCGCCTGGCTGCTCTGCTTCACCATCTCCTTCGGCAACATCGTCATGTCGACGTTCACCAACGGCGTCGGCAGCACCACCCTCCCGCTGCGGGTGTACTCGATGCTCAAGGGCGGTCTGACGCCCGAGATCAACGCACTGGGCACGCTGCTCGTGCTGTTCACCCTGCTGATCATCCTCGGTGTCGGAATGCGCCAGATGCGCCGCGTCCTCGTCGGCGGCGAACGCTCCTGA
- a CDS encoding ABC transporter permease encodes MTVTTAQPPVSPATGPQQPGAAGKEARARKAVVTTALLAPAGLTVVGLVLVPLLLVVRNSFASADSYGGIQGGFTLANYQDLLDPIYLKVFGYSLGMAALNTMVCLVLGYVVSYYLASRPPQRQMLLLLLIILPFWTDFLVRTFAWINLLSPGGPVNSLTDAIGFTSGPTQWIPSQGASFIGLVYAFLPTAIFPIYASLRGVDNSLGEAARDLGCGWWRVHSRVLLPIARPGMLAAALLTFIPTLGVFVIPVLLGGGRDQLVGNLIVTLYTEFRNQPMGAAASVVLLVLMVASMAVFGLAARRLRRKTA; translated from the coding sequence GTGACGGTCACCACCGCGCAGCCGCCCGTTTCCCCGGCGACCGGGCCCCAGCAGCCCGGCGCTGCCGGAAAGGAGGCGCGGGCCCGCAAGGCAGTCGTGACGACGGCACTCCTCGCGCCGGCCGGGCTCACGGTGGTGGGTCTGGTCCTCGTCCCCCTGCTGCTGGTGGTCCGCAACAGTTTCGCGTCGGCCGACTCCTACGGCGGCATACAGGGCGGCTTCACCCTGGCGAACTACCAGGACCTGCTCGACCCGATCTACCTCAAGGTCTTCGGATACAGCCTGGGCATGGCAGCGCTCAACACCATGGTCTGTCTGGTCCTCGGCTATGTGGTGTCGTACTACCTCGCGAGCCGACCGCCCCAGCGTCAGATGCTGCTGCTCCTGCTGATCATCCTGCCGTTCTGGACGGACTTCCTGGTCCGCACCTTCGCCTGGATCAATCTGCTCAGCCCCGGCGGCCCGGTGAACAGCCTCACGGACGCCATCGGCTTCACCAGCGGCCCCACCCAGTGGATTCCGAGCCAGGGCGCCTCCTTCATCGGTCTGGTGTACGCCTTCCTCCCCACCGCGATCTTCCCGATCTATGCCTCCCTGCGCGGGGTGGACAACTCGCTCGGCGAGGCCGCCCGTGACCTCGGCTGCGGTTGGTGGCGGGTGCACAGCCGGGTGCTGCTGCCCATCGCCCGACCGGGAATGCTCGCCGCGGCGCTGCTGACCTTCATCCCGACCCTCGGCGTCTTCGTCATCCCCGTACTGCTGGGCGGCGGACGCGACCAACTCGTCGGCAACCTCATCGTGACCCTGTACACCGAGTTCCGTAACCAGCCCATGGGTGCCGCGGCCTCCGTGGTCCTGCTGGTGCTGATGGTCGCCTCCATGGCGGTGTTCGGACTGGCCGCCCGACGCCTGAGGAGGAAGACGGCATGA
- a CDS encoding Lrp/AsnC family transcriptional regulator has protein sequence MIDDLDRQIIDQLRVDGRRSFAEIGRTVGLSEASVRARYQRLQRKGILQVVGMTDAVRMGEMEVHLAVRVHHIPVALVARELSRMPEVRYVASCVGPYDLIVDVRCRDLEHLAELLTERVRRVNGVAHAEAFTVLEVLKDSYLWAGFREVPVRPGERIIPS, from the coding sequence GTGATCGACGACCTCGATCGACAGATCATCGACCAGTTGCGGGTGGACGGGCGCCGTTCCTTCGCCGAGATCGGTCGTACGGTCGGACTCTCGGAAGCCTCTGTGCGCGCCCGCTACCAGCGGCTTCAGCGCAAGGGCATCCTCCAGGTGGTGGGGATGACCGACGCGGTCCGGATGGGAGAGATGGAAGTGCACCTGGCCGTCCGGGTGCACCACATTCCGGTCGCCCTGGTGGCGCGAGAGCTCTCCCGGATGCCGGAAGTGCGCTACGTGGCCTCTTGTGTGGGGCCCTATGACCTGATCGTGGACGTGCGCTGTCGGGATCTCGAACACCTGGCGGAACTGCTCACCGAGCGGGTGCGCCGTGTGAACGGGGTCGCACATGCGGAGGCGTTCACCGTGCTGGAAGTGCTCAAGGACTCGTACCTCTGGGCCGGTTTTCGTGAGGTGCCGGTGCGCCCGGGGGAGCGGATCATCCCGAGCTAG
- a CDS encoding Lrp/AsnC family transcriptional regulator, with amino-acid sequence MIDGVDQKIMQALTRDGRTPYTVLAREVGVSEATVRQRVGRLQESGVLRIVALCDPLTLGHQSVRLMIRVRDLTPRAVAKTLSGMPMINHVALVAGSQDIFLEGTCRDQAQLVQLLDDIRMLPGVSRVQVLLLLELFKDYSWSGLASAVGQRVTAEEPR; translated from the coding sequence GTGATAGATGGTGTCGACCAGAAGATTATGCAGGCGCTCACCCGGGACGGCCGGACGCCCTACACCGTCCTGGCGCGCGAGGTGGGGGTCTCCGAAGCCACGGTGAGACAGCGGGTGGGACGCCTCCAGGAGAGCGGTGTGCTGCGCATCGTCGCCCTGTGCGATCCGCTGACCCTGGGGCACCAGTCGGTGCGGCTGATGATCCGCGTGCGCGACCTCACCCCCCGGGCCGTGGCCAAGACCCTCTCCGGCATGCCGATGATCAACCATGTGGCACTGGTCGCCGGGAGCCAGGACATCTTCCTGGAGGGAACCTGCCGCGACCAGGCACAGCTGGTCCAGCTCCTCGATGACATCCGGATGCTGCCGGGGGTCTCCCGGGTACAGGTGCTCCTGCTGCTCGAACTCTTCAAGGACTACTCGTGGAGCGGCCTGGCCAGCGCGGTCGGTCAGCGCGTCACCGCGGAGGAACCCCGCTGA
- a CDS encoding D-2-hydroxyacid dehydrogenase family protein, with translation MTKLHCAVLDDYQGIARSLADWPRIGQQVETEFLSDHLGSQDALVAAIEHCEIVVIMRERTPFPAELFARLPRLRLLITSGMRNASIDVEAAARHGVTVCGTASNSEPPTELTWALILGLARRVVPESNALRTGGPWQHTLGADLHGRRLGLLGLGKIGSKVARIGAAFGMEVMAWSQHLTAERAAEAGAIAAGSLDELLTSSDFVSVHLVLGDRTRGLIGEKELRRMRSSAHLVNTSRAAIVDQAALLRALREGWIAGAGADVFETEPLPLDDPLRTAPNFLALPHLGYVTRRNYEGYFSQAVEDIEAFLAGTPVRVLR, from the coding sequence TTGACGAAGCTGCACTGTGCGGTGTTGGACGACTACCAGGGCATCGCACGATCCCTGGCCGATTGGCCGAGGATCGGCCAGCAGGTGGAGACCGAGTTCCTGAGCGACCACCTCGGGTCCCAGGACGCGTTGGTGGCGGCGATCGAACACTGCGAGATCGTCGTCATCATGCGCGAGCGGACACCCTTCCCCGCCGAACTCTTCGCCCGGTTGCCCAGGCTCCGACTGTTGATCACATCGGGGATGCGCAATGCGTCCATCGATGTGGAGGCGGCGGCCCGCCATGGGGTCACCGTGTGCGGTACGGCCAGCAACTCCGAGCCGCCGACCGAGCTGACCTGGGCGTTGATCCTCGGTCTGGCTCGACGAGTGGTGCCCGAGAGCAATGCACTGCGCACGGGCGGCCCCTGGCAGCACACCCTGGGTGCCGATCTCCACGGCCGCCGCCTCGGGCTGCTGGGCCTGGGCAAGATCGGCAGCAAGGTCGCACGGATCGGGGCGGCGTTCGGCATGGAGGTGATGGCGTGGAGCCAGCACCTCACCGCCGAGCGGGCGGCCGAAGCCGGTGCGATCGCCGCCGGTTCCCTGGACGAACTGCTGACGAGCAGTGACTTCGTCTCGGTGCATCTGGTGCTCGGCGACCGCACCAGAGGGCTGATCGGCGAGAAGGAGTTGCGCCGGATGCGCAGCAGCGCCCATCTGGTCAACACTTCACGGGCGGCGATCGTCGACCAGGCGGCACTGCTGCGTGCGCTGCGCGAGGGGTGGATCGCGGGGGCGGGAGCCGATGTCTTCGAGACGGAACCCCTGCCGCTGGACGATCCGCTGCGCACGGCACCCAACTTCCTCGCACTGCCGCACCTGGGCTATGTGACCCGACGGAACTACGAGGGCTACTTCAGCCAGGCCGTCGAGGACATCGAGGCGTTCTTGGCGGGTACTCCGGTACGCGTCCTGCGGTGA